One stretch of Synergistes jonesii DNA includes these proteins:
- a CDS encoding hydroxymethylglutaryl-CoA lyase: MPMNWPEKIIFCEVGPRDGLQNEKTTLSVEQKISLIEGAAEAGVPIIEIGSFVNPKAVPQMADSDEVAKRLRRLPGVEYRALVANIKGVERALAAGITKVKLTLSASESHAKANLNKSVGELLKGFEECAAFARENGAEVSGAISTAFGCPFEGKIPVERVASIAGRFVEDLGVTELSLSDTTGMANPRQVYDRASHMIEKFPQVKWFLHLHNTRGMALANIVAGMNAGVIRYDASLAGLGGCPFAPGASGNVASEDVLHMLREMGIESGIDLDKMIALARRLQQWVGHDTDSAMLRAGPCGGTACAGK, from the coding sequence ATGCCGATGAATTGGCCTGAAAAAATCATTTTCTGCGAGGTCGGCCCCCGCGACGGGCTGCAGAATGAAAAGACGACGCTCTCCGTCGAGCAGAAAATTTCGCTGATCGAAGGCGCGGCGGAGGCCGGCGTGCCGATCATAGAGATAGGTTCCTTCGTGAATCCGAAGGCGGTGCCGCAGATGGCCGACAGCGACGAGGTCGCGAAGAGGCTGCGCAGACTGCCTGGCGTCGAGTACAGGGCCCTCGTCGCAAACATAAAGGGAGTGGAGCGCGCGCTAGCCGCTGGAATAACGAAGGTCAAGCTGACGCTTTCGGCGAGCGAATCGCACGCGAAGGCGAACCTGAACAAGAGCGTCGGGGAGCTTTTGAAGGGCTTCGAAGAGTGCGCGGCATTCGCGAGAGAGAACGGCGCGGAGGTCTCCGGCGCTATTTCCACCGCTTTCGGCTGCCCCTTCGAAGGAAAGATACCCGTAGAAAGGGTCGCCTCCATCGCCGGGCGTTTCGTCGAAGACCTAGGCGTCACGGAGCTTTCCCTCTCCGACACGACTGGCATGGCGAATCCGCGACAGGTGTACGACAGGGCTTCCCATATGATAGAAAAATTTCCGCAAGTGAAGTGGTTCCTGCATCTGCACAACACGCGCGGCATGGCGCTCGCGAACATCGTCGCCGGGATGAACGCCGGGGTGATACGCTACGACGCGTCGCTTGCCGGGCTCGGCGGCTGCCCCTTCGCGCCGGGCGCGTCGGGGAACGTCGCGTCGGAGGATGTGCTTCACATGCTGCGCGAAATGGGGATAGAAAGCGGGATAGACCTCGATAAGATGATCGCGCTCGCGCGGCGGCTCCAGCAGTGGGTCGGGCACGACACGGACAGCGCGATGCTGAGAGCCGGCCCCTGCGGCGGCACGGCCTGCGCGGGAAAATAA
- a CDS encoding MBL fold metallo-hydrolase, producing the protein MIVKALMENTACSRDFRTEHGLSLYIEACGRKILFDMGQSRAFAENAQKMGVSLDAVDFAVLSHGHYDHGGGLSAFLTENDHAPVYVSRHAFEKHGNAAGKEIGLAPELASDPRLVYTDAYYQIDDGLELSSCNERERRFPVDSAGLTMSVEGRTLPEDFRHEQYLQIRENGRRILISGCSHKGVLNLLEWFEPDVLIGGFHFMKADPKGAGKRLLDEAAQYLTRRKTLYYTCHCTGAAQYEYLKKIMKEQLRYLSCGQTVAL; encoded by the coding sequence ATGATTGTAAAAGCGCTGATGGAGAATACGGCGTGCAGCAGGGATTTTCGCACGGAACACGGGCTCAGCCTGTATATCGAGGCGTGCGGCCGCAAAATTTTGTTCGATATGGGGCAAAGCCGCGCCTTTGCGGAAAACGCCCAAAAAATGGGCGTCAGCCTTGACGCCGTCGACTTTGCAGTTTTGTCCCACGGCCACTACGACCACGGCGGCGGGCTGAGCGCTTTTCTAACCGAAAACGACCACGCCCCCGTTTACGTGAGCCGTCACGCCTTTGAAAAGCACGGGAATGCGGCGGGAAAAGAGATCGGCCTCGCTCCGGAGCTTGCCTCCGATCCCCGGCTTGTTTACACGGATGCCTACTATCAGATCGACGACGGGCTGGAGCTCTCCTCCTGCAACGAGCGGGAACGCCGCTTCCCCGTCGATTCGGCCGGCCTCACAATGAGCGTAGAGGGAAGGACGCTGCCGGAGGATTTTCGGCATGAGCAATATCTGCAAATCAGAGAAAACGGCAGACGCATCCTGATCAGCGGCTGCTCCCACAAGGGCGTGCTGAATCTCTTGGAATGGTTCGAGCCGGACGTTCTGATCGGCGGCTTCCACTTCATGAAGGCAGATCCGAAGGGCGCGGGAAAGCGTCTGCTCGACGAAGCGGCCCAATATTTGACGCGGCGCAAAACGCTGTATTACACCTGCCACTGTACGGGCGCCGCGCAATATGAATATCTCAAGAAAATCATGAAAGAGCAGCTCCGCTATCTCTCCTGCGGACAGACTGTGGCGCTGTAA
- a CDS encoding excinuclease ABC subunit UvrA, whose translation MNDETGAPKKIQVRGARVHNLKNIDVDIPLNKIVGIAGVSGSGKSSLALGVLYAEGSRRYLDALSTYTRRRMTQAAKADVEELLYVPASLALHQRPGVPGIRSTFGTGTELLNSLRLMYSRLGSHRCPNGHYCPPSMDVAAEREIICPECGVRFFGPGAEELAFNSSGACPTCEGTGFVNVVDESTLVPDESLSIDEGAVLPWQTLMWSLMKDIARDLGVRTDVPFRELTGKERDIVFHGPAIKKHMIYQNQTSGASGEMDFTYFNAIYTVENALSKVKDEKGMKRVEKFLRTGVCPDCGGTRLSEKARAPKLRGISLDEACTMTLKELVEWVPGVPDSVPSEMRPMAESICEAFQTVAERLMDLGLSYLTLDRAASTLSTGERQRMQLARAVRNRTTGVLYVLDEPSIGLHPSNIVGLNGVMHDLIADGNSVLLVDHDTQILKEADWIIEMGPEAGAGGGNVIAEGTIKDIIDNKVSQIGPFLSGNAESDMRKRAGRCGLFSYGRIHMSTSDIHTVKPLEVDIPKGRLTVVTGVSGSGKTTMILESLVPGLEAMISEKALPEHVRSLDAGGIRHIKLIDAAPIGINVRSTIATYANVHDELRKIFARTKSAKEHGFKAGDFSYNTGNLRCPTCDGTGSISLDVQFLPDVDVPCPECRGSRYGRDAYRVKYTNKVGESRSLPEIMDMDVNTALSFCKDMKNVYGRLSVLQSLGLGYLTVGEETPSLSGGEAQRLKLASEMGRAQADSMFVFDEPTIGLHPLDVKSLLGVFQTLIDNGATVVVIEHDLDVIRNADYIIDIGPGGGEDGGRIVACGTPEEIALNPESITGKYISFRPSKISAHPTDKTPA comes from the coding sequence ATGAACGATGAGACGGGGGCGCCGAAAAAGATTCAGGTTCGCGGAGCGCGGGTACACAATCTGAAAAATATCGATGTGGATATACCGCTGAACAAGATCGTAGGAATTGCCGGAGTGTCCGGCTCCGGTAAGTCTTCGCTCGCTCTGGGCGTTTTGTATGCCGAAGGGTCGAGACGCTATCTGGACGCTTTATCGACATACACGAGAAGGCGCATGACGCAGGCGGCGAAAGCAGATGTGGAAGAGCTGCTTTATGTCCCGGCGTCACTTGCATTGCACCAGAGGCCGGGCGTGCCCGGCATCCGTTCCACCTTCGGCACGGGAACAGAGCTGCTAAACAGCCTGCGCCTCATGTATTCAAGGCTTGGCAGCCACCGATGCCCCAACGGACACTATTGTCCGCCGTCGATGGATGTAGCGGCAGAGAGAGAAATCATCTGCCCTGAATGCGGCGTGAGATTTTTCGGCCCCGGTGCGGAAGAATTGGCGTTCAACAGTTCAGGAGCATGTCCGACCTGTGAAGGCACCGGTTTTGTAAATGTGGTGGATGAGTCCACGCTGGTGCCGGACGAATCTCTTTCCATAGATGAAGGCGCGGTCCTTCCGTGGCAGACTCTGATGTGGAGTCTGATGAAGGATATTGCCAGGGATCTTGGCGTAAGGACTGACGTGCCTTTCCGGGAGCTGACTGGAAAAGAGCGGGATATCGTTTTCCACGGCCCGGCAATCAAGAAACATATGATCTACCAGAATCAGACAAGCGGCGCGTCGGGAGAAATGGACTTTACATATTTCAACGCCATCTACACTGTGGAAAACGCGCTTTCAAAGGTAAAAGACGAAAAGGGAATGAAGCGCGTCGAGAAATTCCTCAGAACCGGAGTCTGCCCGGACTGCGGAGGGACGAGACTTTCAGAAAAGGCCAGAGCGCCGAAACTCCGCGGAATATCTTTGGATGAAGCCTGCACAATGACATTGAAGGAGCTGGTGGAATGGGTGCCCGGTGTGCCGGATTCTGTACCTTCCGAAATGCGGCCTATGGCAGAGAGCATTTGTGAAGCTTTTCAGACGGTCGCGGAACGTCTCATGGACCTTGGGCTTTCCTATCTGACGCTTGACCGTGCGGCGTCCACTCTGTCGACGGGGGAGCGTCAGAGGATGCAGCTTGCCCGTGCTGTGCGGAACAGAACAACCGGTGTATTGTACGTGTTGGATGAACCATCCATCGGTCTGCACCCATCCAATATCGTGGGGCTGAACGGAGTTATGCATGACCTGATCGCGGATGGTAATTCCGTGCTTTTAGTGGACCATGATACACAGATCTTGAAGGAAGCCGACTGGATCATTGAGATGGGCCCCGAGGCAGGCGCGGGAGGTGGAAATGTCATCGCAGAAGGTACGATCAAGGATATCATTGACAATAAAGTTTCACAGATCGGCCCGTTTCTTTCTGGGAATGCAGAATCCGATATGCGAAAAAGAGCAGGGCGATGCGGGCTTTTCTCATATGGAAGGATCCATATGTCCACATCTGATATCCATACTGTAAAACCTCTTGAAGTGGATATTCCAAAGGGGAGGTTGACCGTCGTCACGGGCGTATCCGGTTCGGGAAAAACCACGATGATTTTAGAAAGCCTTGTGCCCGGATTGGAGGCGATGATCTCTGAAAAAGCGCTTCCTGAACACGTCCGTTCGCTGGACGCAGGAGGAATCAGACACATCAAGCTGATCGACGCAGCGCCTATCGGAATCAATGTCCGTTCCACGATAGCCACATATGCAAATGTCCATGACGAGCTGAGAAAGATATTTGCCCGCACAAAGAGCGCGAAAGAACATGGCTTTAAGGCCGGCGACTTTTCATATAACACGGGAAATCTGCGATGCCCGACCTGTGACGGGACTGGTTCTATCAGTTTGGATGTGCAATTTTTGCCGGACGTAGATGTCCCATGCCCGGAGTGCAGGGGCTCAAGGTACGGACGGGACGCATATAGAGTAAAGTACACGAACAAAGTTGGTGAATCCCGTTCTCTTCCTGAGATCATGGATATGGATGTGAATACCGCACTCTCTTTCTGTAAGGATATGAAGAATGTGTATGGGCGTCTGTCGGTCCTGCAAAGTCTGGGACTTGGTTACCTTACCGTAGGCGAAGAAACGCCGAGCCTTTCCGGAGGGGAAGCTCAGCGCCTAAAGCTTGCCAGTGAAATGGGAAGGGCGCAGGCGGACTCCATGTTTGTTTTCGACGAGCCTACCATCGGGCTTCATCCCTTAGACGTAAAATCTCTGCTGGGTGTATTCCAAACCCTGATAGACAATGGCGCAACGGTAGTCGTTATTGAACACGACCTTGACGTAATCAGGAATGCGGACTATATCATCGATATTGGACCTGGTGGGGGCGAAGATGGAGGCAGGATAGTCGCTTGCGGGACGCCGGAGGAAATTGCTTTGAATCCTGAAAGTATAACCGGGAAATATATATCTTTTAGACCCTCAAAAATATCAGCGCACCCTACTGACAAAACGCCGGCTTAG
- a CDS encoding sugar phosphate isomerase/epimerase family protein produces the protein MSHKFSLAHLTVLGWSPAEMAYNASLLGYDYIGIRNINMGVKGERDFSIPLGSGRYKSLKEALEETGMKIHDIELARVLDGGDVSSYEPAFEAGASLGARAVLSSIWTDKKDYYIEQFAKLCDLAAQYGMTVNLEYVTWAGVWNLKGVMEVLNAVKRTNARVMADTLHTWRSRVSLGELRSVPKKLFDMAHICDAPAEIPDRGDKDALIYTGRDARYYVGEGGIDVAGMVKCMREDTVLSIELPHLARAAEYGYTEHARRCLATAKEYLRKNGAD, from the coding sequence ATGTCGCACAAATTTTCGTTAGCGCATCTTACAGTCCTCGGATGGTCGCCCGCGGAGATGGCTTATAACGCTAGCCTCCTGGGCTATGATTATATCGGCATACGCAATATCAATATGGGGGTGAAGGGGGAAAGGGATTTCAGTATCCCCCTCGGAAGCGGGCGCTACAAATCGCTGAAAGAGGCGCTCGAAGAAACTGGCATGAAGATTCACGACATAGAGCTGGCGCGCGTCCTCGACGGCGGCGACGTAAGTTCCTACGAGCCCGCTTTCGAGGCCGGAGCGTCGCTTGGAGCGCGCGCCGTCCTGTCAAGCATATGGACGGACAAAAAGGATTATTACATCGAGCAGTTCGCTAAGCTCTGTGACCTGGCCGCGCAGTACGGGATGACGGTCAACCTTGAATACGTGACCTGGGCCGGCGTCTGGAATCTCAAAGGCGTTATGGAGGTTTTGAACGCGGTGAAGCGCACGAACGCGCGCGTCATGGCGGATACGCTGCACACATGGCGCTCGCGCGTTTCGCTCGGCGAGCTCAGAAGCGTGCCGAAGAAGCTCTTCGATATGGCGCACATCTGCGACGCTCCCGCCGAGATTCCCGACCGCGGCGACAAAGATGCGCTTATCTATACGGGGCGCGACGCGAGATACTACGTCGGGGAGGGCGGCATCGACGTAGCTGGAATGGTGAAGTGCATGAGGGAAGACACCGTGCTGTCGATAGAGCTGCCGCACCTCGCGAGGGCCGCCGAGTACGGCTATACGGAGCACGCACGCCGCTGCCTCGCGACGGCGAAGGAATATCTGAGAAAAAACGGCGCTGATTGA
- a CDS encoding rubredoxin, whose product MTYKTKSGKYVCSVCGYVYDPDIGDPDHGVPAGTAFENLPEDWHCPRCARGKDKFNPA is encoded by the coding sequence ATCACTTACAAAACAAAGAGCGGAAAATATGTATGCTCCGTCTGCGGCTATGTATACGATCCTGACATAGGCGACCCAGATCACGGCGTCCCGGCAGGAACAGCCTTTGAAAATTTGCCGGAGGACTGGCATTGCCCGAGATGTGCCAGAGGAAAAGATAAATTTAATCCCGCATGA
- a CDS encoding TRAP transporter permease, with protein sequence MRKLSGSSHKFMYVYFVVIGLFHLYTSVFGAYESYLQKNIHLGLVLPTAFFLFPMFKKAPMDRVPLYDWALGALSAIPSLYAIVNYDSIVMRIQQVDPLTAAQFWCGILLFVLLLEGTRRVVGLPLTLIAFLFAAYMYFGQSLPGIMKGLSFSMSEVVEQIYLTDEGVFSMPLGVSATLVAAFLIFGGFLEKCGTGPYFMEVAQAFTGTAPGGPANIAVMSSCLFGSISGSAVANVYGTGTFTIPLMKKIGYPPHFAGAVEAVASSGGQIMPPVMGAGAFLMASFLGVPFTKIIVAAITPAMIYYAAVFLMIRLEAMKRGLKGLAPEDLPDKKQVLKKAYLFLPIIALVYFLFVGMTPMRAAAIGVLVSWLVSLPQPDKRMGPRAVVDAIYNGVKNVTLVCVACATAGIVLASVSLTGVGVKLVGLVLAFTSGLPLLALFLVMIVSLILGMGLPTTGAYILASALGVPILTKLGFPAISAHMFVFYYAIISNITPPVALAAYAAASIAGSDPNRTGFEACRLGFLAFVTPFAFCYDPGILLQGTLPENLFGILACCVACLGFGFAMMGYLNRALKPWERLLFVLFAVMGLCPDRLITSIGAAGVVAAWVFFAKTGKKNVQPPAAA encoded by the coding sequence ATGCGAAAATTAAGCGGATCAAGTCATAAATTTATGTACGTATATTTTGTGGTGATCGGCCTCTTTCACCTCTATACCTCCGTATTCGGAGCCTATGAATCATACTTGCAGAAAAATATCCATCTCGGGCTGGTGCTCCCGACGGCCTTCTTTTTATTCCCGATGTTCAAAAAAGCGCCCATGGACCGCGTGCCCCTCTATGACTGGGCGCTCGGGGCCTTATCCGCGATCCCCTCGCTCTACGCGATCGTCAACTATGACAGCATCGTGATGCGCATCCAGCAGGTCGATCCTCTGACCGCCGCCCAGTTCTGGTGCGGCATACTGCTATTCGTGCTGCTGCTCGAAGGTACGCGCCGCGTCGTCGGGCTGCCGCTGACGCTGATCGCCTTCCTTTTCGCCGCTTATATGTACTTCGGTCAGTCGCTGCCCGGCATAATGAAGGGGCTGTCGTTCTCTATGTCCGAAGTCGTTGAGCAGATATACCTGACCGACGAAGGAGTCTTCTCGATGCCGCTGGGCGTCTCCGCGACGCTCGTCGCCGCCTTCCTCATCTTCGGCGGCTTCCTTGAAAAATGCGGCACGGGCCCGTACTTCATGGAAGTCGCTCAGGCCTTCACCGGCACAGCGCCGGGCGGCCCCGCCAACATCGCGGTCATGAGCTCCTGCCTCTTCGGCTCGATATCGGGCTCCGCGGTCGCCAACGTCTACGGCACCGGCACATTCACGATACCTCTTATGAAAAAGATCGGCTATCCGCCGCACTTCGCCGGCGCGGTCGAAGCGGTGGCCAGCTCCGGCGGGCAGATAATGCCGCCCGTCATGGGTGCCGGCGCCTTCCTCATGGCTTCCTTCCTCGGCGTGCCCTTCACTAAAATAATCGTCGCCGCCATCACGCCGGCGATGATCTACTACGCGGCCGTCTTCCTCATGATTCGCCTCGAAGCTATGAAGCGCGGACTTAAGGGGCTTGCGCCCGAGGATCTTCCCGACAAAAAGCAGGTGCTGAAAAAAGCGTATCTCTTCCTGCCGATCATCGCGCTCGTCTACTTCCTATTCGTCGGGATGACGCCGATGCGCGCCGCCGCGATAGGCGTCCTCGTCTCGTGGCTCGTTTCGCTTCCGCAGCCCGACAAGCGTATGGGGCCGCGTGCGGTCGTCGACGCTATCTACAACGGCGTTAAAAACGTCACGCTCGTCTGCGTGGCCTGCGCTACGGCCGGCATAGTGCTCGCCTCCGTCTCGCTGACGGGAGTCGGAGTCAAGCTCGTCGGTCTCGTGCTCGCCTTTACGAGCGGGCTGCCGTTGCTCGCGCTCTTCCTCGTCATGATCGTTTCGCTCATCCTCGGCATGGGGCTGCCGACGACGGGCGCGTACATCCTCGCCTCCGCGCTCGGCGTCCCTATCCTCACGAAGCTCGGATTCCCGGCAATATCAGCGCATATGTTCGTCTTCTACTACGCGATAATATCTAACATCACGCCGCCCGTCGCGCTCGCCGCGTACGCCGCGGCGTCCATAGCTGGCTCCGACCCGAACAGGACTGGCTTCGAAGCCTGCCGTCTCGGCTTCCTCGCGTTCGTCACGCCCTTCGCCTTCTGCTACGATCCGGGCATACTGCTGCAGGGCACGCTGCCGGAGAACCTCTTCGGCATACTCGCCTGCTGCGTCGCCTGCTTAGGCTTCGGCTTCGCGATGATGGGCTACCTGAACCGCGCGCTGAAGCCTTGGGAGAGGCTGCTCTTCGTCCTCTTCGCGGTCATGGGTCTCTGCCCCGACCGCCTGATAACGTCGATAGGTGCGGCCGGGGTCGTAGCGGCGTGGGTATTCTTCGCAAAGACGGGAAAGAAAAACGTACAGCCCCCTGCGGCGGCTTAG
- the aroD gene encoding type I 3-dehydroquinate dehydratase, protein MRLEAGKPIKASKQILGGEKPLVCIPLVGKTREAIISEANNVPVIAPDIIELRIDAWNFIEDVPRSIDMIGEVHKIVGDTPIILTCRGDWEGGFKKVDDGAKFAVYAGAVELAYVDFIDAELKYGGEKLGELLETLRGTKTSLIVSFHDFKATPPKEELFSIMEKEIQVGAHVAKLAAMPQREEDVLGVLEATLAIRRKYPDVPIISMSMGPLGAVTRLVGGVFGSDLTFAVGSKASAPGQIPVAELRKCFGVVYP, encoded by the coding sequence ATGAGACTTGAAGCTGGAAAACCTATAAAGGCGTCGAAACAGATACTCGGCGGAGAAAAGCCTCTCGTGTGCATCCCGCTGGTGGGAAAAACGCGCGAAGCGATAATTTCCGAGGCAAATAACGTGCCGGTTATTGCGCCGGATATCATTGAACTCAGAATAGACGCGTGGAATTTTATCGAAGATGTACCGCGTTCGATTGATATGATCGGCGAGGTGCATAAAATCGTCGGCGATACTCCGATCATACTCACATGCCGCGGCGACTGGGAAGGCGGATTCAAAAAGGTCGACGACGGTGCGAAGTTCGCGGTCTACGCCGGCGCGGTCGAACTCGCGTACGTGGATTTTATCGACGCAGAGCTTAAATACGGCGGGGAAAAGCTTGGCGAGCTTCTCGAAACGCTTAGAGGGACAAAGACTTCTCTCATAGTTTCTTTCCATGATTTCAAAGCAACGCCGCCAAAAGAGGAGCTTTTCTCAATAATGGAAAAGGAGATTCAAGTGGGGGCTCATGTCGCGAAGCTGGCCGCAATGCCGCAGCGAGAGGAAGACGTTCTCGGCGTGCTCGAAGCGACGCTTGCTATTAGGAGAAAATATCCCGATGTCCCGATCATTTCTATGTCTATGGGACCGCTCGGCGCGGTAACTAGGCTTGTCGGAGGGGTTTTCGGCTCCGACCTTACCTTCGCCGTAGGCTCGAAAGCCTCCGCGCCGGGACAGATTCCTGTCGCCGAGTTGCGCAAGTGCTTTGGAGTAGTTTACCCGTGA
- a CDS encoding tripartite tricarboxylate transporter TctB family protein, with translation MYNLTENNNAHKDIDGAAAKADLQPGEKVFTVILFAVTVFLFYRSILLWQMAPGISGPAMLPLLSSGLAALLLAASIAVNIWKTTPASGRNLTFSQKTYIVLEYLFSKNVIVTIIFIFAYCVLLNFSVPFYLSSALFLWGLMSFLAKGGLVKNIIWTAMVLAFIAVVFGMLFSVVMP, from the coding sequence GTGTATAACTTGACTGAAAATAATAATGCACATAAAGATATTGACGGTGCCGCCGCAAAGGCAGACCTGCAGCCAGGAGAAAAGGTTTTTACCGTCATCCTTTTCGCTGTGACTGTCTTTCTGTTTTACCGTTCGATCCTTCTGTGGCAGATGGCTCCGGGAATCAGCGGCCCGGCGATGCTCCCTCTGCTCTCAAGCGGCCTCGCGGCTTTGCTGTTGGCGGCCTCCATCGCCGTAAATATATGGAAAACGACCCCTGCCAGCGGGAGAAATCTGACTTTCTCGCAAAAGACATATATAGTTTTAGAATATCTTTTTTCGAAGAATGTAATAGTTACGATTATTTTTATATTTGCATACTGTGTTCTGCTGAATTTTAGCGTACCCTTCTATCTCTCCTCAGCGCTCTTCCTGTGGGGGCTTATGTCATTCCTTGCAAAGGGAGGGCTCGTGAAAAATATTATATGGACGGCCATGGTGCTGGCGTTCATAGCCGTGGTTTTCGGGATGCTTTTCAGCGTCGTTATGCCGTGA
- a CDS encoding TAXI family TRAP transporter solute-binding subunit translates to MKKLATLILLITIAAVAAAPAAAAPAPQKDWPAQLKFMAGPPGGNWFALGSAMADMWSKNTISVTSSTGGGVSNIINANGHKGDFGFSVTSLLGAAIKGEQDFMGRPAKNAAILANLYTQYTYFIMRKDFAEKNKITKLGDIFEKKIPVKMATLKPGTSSEFVVKSLFVKGYGVTYNDIKKMGGSMEFASYEGGADLIADGHIDLFIFSVGRVASIVMNIESKADIVCLPVDDGALKALSDAYGTVAFTIEPGIYKSVKKPVKTVGDYTCIVVRDDIPDSLAYDLCKALWENKASLAKAVKDIDELTPQIAVPDGVPTQAGALKYWKELQAKTKK, encoded by the coding sequence ATGAAAAAACTCGCAACGCTGATACTCCTTATCACAATAGCCGCCGTCGCGGCGGCCCCGGCCGCAGCGGCCCCGGCTCCGCAAAAAGACTGGCCGGCCCAGCTCAAGTTCATGGCAGGCCCTCCCGGCGGCAACTGGTTCGCGCTCGGCAGCGCGATGGCGGACATGTGGTCTAAGAACACGATCTCGGTTACGAGCAGCACCGGCGGCGGCGTTTCCAACATAATCAACGCCAACGGCCATAAGGGCGACTTCGGTTTCTCGGTCACCTCGCTCCTGGGAGCGGCCATCAAGGGCGAACAGGACTTTATGGGGCGCCCGGCGAAGAACGCCGCGATACTCGCCAACCTTTATACCCAGTACACCTACTTCATTATGCGCAAAGACTTCGCCGAGAAGAACAAGATAACCAAACTCGGCGACATCTTCGAGAAGAAGATCCCCGTCAAGATGGCTACGCTGAAGCCCGGCACCTCTTCGGAGTTCGTCGTCAAGTCGCTCTTTGTTAAGGGTTACGGCGTTACCTATAACGACATCAAGAAGATGGGCGGCTCGATGGAATTCGCCTCCTATGAGGGCGGCGCGGACCTCATCGCCGACGGACACATCGACCTCTTCATCTTCTCGGTCGGCAGGGTCGCCTCGATCGTCATGAACATCGAGAGCAAGGCCGACATCGTCTGCCTCCCGGTAGACGACGGCGCGCTTAAGGCGCTCTCCGACGCCTACGGCACGGTCGCCTTCACGATCGAGCCCGGTATCTACAAGAGCGTGAAGAAGCCCGTCAAGACCGTAGGCGACTACACCTGCATCGTAGTGCGCGACGACATCCCCGATTCGCTCGCCTACGACCTCTGCAAGGCCCTCTGGGAAAACAAGGCCAGTCTTGCGAAAGCCGTCAAGGACATCGACGAGCTGACGCCGCAGATCGCTGTGCCGGACGGAGTGCCGACGCAGGCCGGCGCGTTGAAGTATTGGAAAGAGCTGCAGGCCAAGACGAAGAAGTAA
- a CDS encoding flavodoxin family protein — MKHILAINASPRKTWNTASLVNSAAKGAREAGAEVEVFDLYSLGKYSGCISCFGCKTEKHYGHCVCRDDLTAVLEKIRAADGLILGAPNYLGETTAAFRALYERLIFQYITYKTEFFSYNDRRIPVLFIMASNAPDEAYEPGGYYRHLAEQYQGTLSRFIGPTESLFAGDTKQVSDYSKYDWTMFDPEAKAERHNSVFPEKLEQARAAGARMVNGR; from the coding sequence ATGAAGCATATCTTAGCGATCAACGCAAGCCCAAGAAAAACATGGAATACGGCCTCATTGGTAAATTCTGCGGCGAAAGGAGCGCGGGAAGCGGGTGCGGAAGTCGAAGTTTTCGACCTGTATAGCCTCGGGAAGTATTCCGGCTGTATTTCCTGCTTCGGATGCAAGACTGAAAAACATTACGGACATTGCGTCTGCCGGGACGATCTCACAGCGGTGCTCGAAAAAATTCGTGCGGCGGATGGATTGATTCTGGGCGCACCAAACTATCTGGGCGAAACGACGGCGGCGTTCCGCGCGCTTTACGAGCGGCTGATTTTTCAGTACATCACCTATAAAACTGAATTCTTCAGCTACAACGACCGCCGGATCCCCGTCCTCTTCATTATGGCCAGTAATGCGCCGGACGAGGCCTACGAGCCGGGCGGATATTACCGCCATCTTGCAGAGCAATACCAGGGAACGCTCAGCCGCTTCATCGGCCCTACGGAATCCCTGTTCGCCGGAGATACCAAACAAGTCAGCGATTACTCTAAATATGATTGGACGATGTTTGACCCGGAAGCAAAGGCCGAACGACACAATTCAGTATTCCCTGAGAAGCTGGAACAGGCAAGGGCAGCCGGCGCGAGGATGGTAAACGGAAGATAG